Proteins encoded within one genomic window of Mya arenaria isolate MELC-2E11 chromosome 13, ASM2691426v1:
- the LOC128212931 gene encoding uncharacterized protein LOC128212931, with product MPGEQLTCVWQTAFAKGLHNKSGDIPKESIKEIVAEFADLESVHYSERVFKDVFKSDDVITFSSFKRYVDSHLREKGYPRHVVFDEIERKCWELCQPYYKTSLNKEDTRKLWLISNRLTDERSYPPVIREREGNWFMEKMFTTIGKMWKCSEVFNIKGATFQDLVDIIEDTILRETPQDEMQKSITSLYSSIVTEVMKSGWVYTRTKMKANWTNWAHKWCILTANAIIYCKEESASSKSSRIRGELFITKHTKLLCLEDYSRWFRKMKGRFMVSNELEMDLEIAVGSDKERLSWLSALEEAIKCCREKTTPIQKLLNVRRSLEKKYEHGQTQEGDNGPSTTTQPITSDERGNRVHYEEDQDEMLRPENLIHANTVKMKTGLVLMDKDGNGLIDREEFAACLNGDAGSCTSTKTSISDKGSKQDNCDDDEDKKEMLRPENFIHANTMKMKALFMKMDKNGNGKIDKDEFAAFLQCIGLQMTKQETNLVYRSVDRDNKGYVSFDEFQQYFSKHVMCETSSAECVNAMRRAFMEADRDGSGTLNFREFTEYISDKKRSIRLTKVIKAFGEAAKSGSDEISFTDFQQLLQNGASDILMPVVEKAIQKDETSDVFRDHMKQAYDDAEAKEIASYIRDRWNKFATFRRAAATGTVVMTGGHGMVADILPGEYNLIDIACFSDLPPLVPKYTVIKGVKWVSSSVPGKSGKAIFPKDFDGQIVTDLATNELLRYYKCCFADTQQEKVSLLYRHGIQDFTYENGYLEKYVTATNGGAGIEKHDFSHLDCPLVENSGTFVLGKFTDDDEIHITGFKIPVRHTLYIPGGTIHCNDYLSGTWRTMLSDETDIDHVHLTRALSNENDGKYEQFRFKFVSFV from the coding sequence ATGCCTGGGGAACAGCTGACTTGTGTGTGGCAAACTGCGTTTGCGAAGGGTCTTCATAACAAGAGCGGAGACATACCAAAGGAATCCATCAAAGAAATAGTCGCAGAATTTGCAGATCTGGAGTCTGTTCATTATTCTGAAAGAGTATTTAAAGACGTTTTTAAAAGTGATGATGTCATCACTTTCTCATCTTTCAAGCGCTACGTTGATAGCCATCTAAGGGAAAAGGGATATCCGcgccatgttgttttcgatgaaatagAAAGAAAATGCTGGGAGCTTTGCCAGCCATACTACAAAACGTCTCTAAACAAAGAAGACACTCGAAAACTTTGGCTGATATCAAACCGTCTGACAGACGAGCGTTCATACCCACCTGTCATCCGTGAGAGGGAGGGGAACTGGTTCATGGAGAAAATGTTCACAACCATTGGCAAGATGTGGAAATGCAGCGAAGTCTTCAATATCAAAGGGGCTACATTTCAAGACCTCGTTGATATTATCGAAGACACAATTCTGCGCGAGACACCCCAGGATGAAATGCAGAAGAGCATAACTTCTTTGTATTCAAGTATTGTCACTGAAGTAATGAAGTCCGGGTGGGTCTACACACGTACCAAAATGAAAGCCAACTGGACAAACTGGGCTCACAAATGGTGCATCCTTACAGCAAATGCAATAATTTACTGCAAGGAGGAAAGTGCTTCATCAAAGTCAAGTCGAATACGAGGAGAACTCTTCATAACAAAGCACACAAAATTACTCTGCCTGGAAGACTACAGTCGTTGGTTTCGCAAAATGAAGGGTCGATTCATGGTATCAAATGAACTTGAAATGGATTTGGAAATTGCTGTTGGTAGTGATAAAGAAAGATTGTCGTGGTTGTCGGCCCTTGAAGAAGCCATCAAGTGCTGCAGAGAGAAAACAACACCaattcaaaagttattaaatgtgCGACGCAGCCTTGAAAAGAAATACGAGCATGGCCAGACCCAGGAAGGTGATAATGGCCCATCTACAACCACACAACCGATAACTTCAGACGAAAGGGGGAATAGGGTTCACTACGAAGAAGACCAAGATGAAATGTTGAGGCCAGAAAACCTTATTCATGCAAACACAGTCAAAATGAAAACCGGGCTTGTGCTGATGGACAAAGACGGGAATGGCCTGATTGACAGAGAGGAGTTTGCAGCATGCTTGAACGGTGATGCTGGCTCTTGTACAAGCACAAAAACGAGCATTTCAGACAAAGGAAGCAAACAGGATAACTGCGATGACGACGAAGACAAAAAGGAAATGTTGAGGCCAGAAAACTTTATTCATGCAAACACGATGAAAATGAAAGCGTTGTTTATGAAGATGGACAAAAACGGGAATGGAAAGATCGACAAGGATGAGTTTGCAGCATTTCTTCAATGTATTGGCcttcaaatgacaaaacaagaaacaaattTGGTTTATAGAAGTGTCGACAGGGACAACAAAGGATATGTATCGTTCGACGAGTTCCAGCAATATTTTTCCAAACACGTCATGTGTGAAACCTCTTCTGCCGAGTGCGTCAACGCCATGAGACGGGCTTTCATGGAAGCGGATAGAGATGGCTCGGGAACTCTAAATTTCCGAGAATTCACAGAGTACATATCGGACAAAAAAAGATCAATCAGATTGACGAAAGTAATAAAGGCGTTTGGTGAAGCAGCAAAATCAGGTTCAGACGAAATATCGTTCACGGACTTTCAGCAGCTCCTACAAAATGGAGCATCTGACATTTTGATGCCAGTAGTAGAAAAAGCAATACAGAAAGATGAAACATCCGATGTTTTCCGAGATCATATGAAACAAGCTTACGACGATGCAGAAGCAAAGGAAATAGCTTCTTACATTCGAGATAGATGGAACAAGTTTGCAACGTTTCGACGTGCAGCAGCTACTGGTACTGTGGTCATGACAGGTGGACATGGAATGGTGGCAGATATCCTTCCAGGAGAATACAATCTGATAGATATTGCCTGTTTCAGCGACCTTCCGCCACTGGTTCCAAAATATACCGTTATCAAAGGAGTGAAATGGGTTTCTAGCTCAGTTCCTGGAAAGTCTGGAAAAGCGATTTTTCCAAAGGATTTTGATGGACAGATTGTGACGGATCTTGCAACAAATGAACTTCTCCGGTACTACAAATGTTGTTTCGCTGATACACAACAAGAAAAGGTTTCCCTGCTATATCGACATGGTATCCAGGATTTCACATACGAAAACGGATATCTGGAGAAGTACGTAACAGCTACCAATGGCGGCGCAGGGATTGAGAAACACGACTTTTCACATCTAGATTGTCCCTTGGTCGAAAATTCTGGAACATTCGTACTTGGGAAGTTCACGGATGACGATGAGATTCATATCACTGGATTCAAAATTCCAGTAAGGCATACTCTGTATATACCAGGCGGAACCATCCACTGCAACGACTATTTGTCAGGGACGTGGAGGACGATGTTGTCCGACGAAACGGATATTGATCATGTGCATCTTACAAGAGCGCTTAGCAACGAAAATGACGGGAAATACGAACAGTTCCGATTTAAGTTCGTTTCTTTCGTATGA